A region from the uncultured Holophaga sp. genome encodes:
- a CDS encoding MarR family transcriptional regulator codes for MRNESSASTSLEGADETALAVAEAFRHIQFLRQRLLGRRLAVHGLPPAQGACLRALGDHGEMTQRELGRVLDLSPAALTGLLQRMESSGLVERWSDPGDQRVMRVRPGETGRALQAKAGEAHRWILDQTLLPLPEADRLELLRLLRAVGANFEAASGTR; via the coding sequence ATGCGAAATGAATCTTCTGCCTCCACGAGCCTCGAAGGTGCCGATGAGACGGCCCTGGCGGTGGCTGAGGCCTTCAGGCACATCCAGTTCCTGCGCCAGCGGCTGCTGGGGCGCCGGCTCGCGGTCCACGGGCTTCCCCCGGCCCAGGGGGCCTGCCTGCGGGCCCTCGGTGACCATGGCGAGATGACCCAGCGGGAGCTGGGCCGGGTCCTGGACCTGAGTCCGGCGGCCCTCACCGGCCTGCTGCAGCGCATGGAGTCCTCCGGGTTGGTGGAGCGCTGGAGTGATCCCGGGGACCAGCGGGTCATGCGGGTCCGTCCCGGGGAGACCGGCAGGGCGCTCCAGGCCAAGGCCGGTGAGGCCCATCGCTGGATCCTGGACCAGACCCTCCTTCCCCTTCCCGAGGCGGACCGTCTGGAGCTCCTCCGGCTCCTGCGGGCCGTAGGGGCGAATTTCGAGGCGGCATCCGGGACCCGCTGA
- a CDS encoding tautomerase family protein → MPVIQVAIQSLPPETKKSLISSLTATAAQVTGIPEAKFIVFIAEHPADAIGIGGRTLQELKAEAPH, encoded by the coding sequence ATGCCCGTCATCCAAGTCGCCATACAGTCCCTCCCCCCGGAGACCAAGAAGAGCCTGATCAGCTCCCTGACGGCAACCGCCGCCCAGGTGACCGGGATCCCCGAGGCCAAGTTCATCGTCTTCATCGCGGAGCACCCGGCGGACGCCATCGGCATCGGCGGCCGGACGCTCCAGGAGCTGAAGGCCGAGGCCCCCCACTGA
- a CDS encoding helix-turn-helix domain-containing protein produces MALFDLLGRRWAMGILWQLSRGPATFRGIQSACESISPAILNARLKDLRQAGLVLHGEGGYRLTELGRELYGLLEPFGTWAFKWGQTLAPEEVARWKAAKDQRSTSEP; encoded by the coding sequence ATGGCGCTCTTCGACCTCCTGGGGCGCCGCTGGGCCATGGGGATCCTCTGGCAACTGAGCCGGGGGCCCGCCACCTTCCGGGGGATCCAGAGCGCCTGCGAGTCCATCTCACCCGCCATCCTCAACGCCCGCCTGAAGGACCTGCGCCAAGCCGGCCTGGTCCTGCATGGCGAAGGCGGCTACCGGCTCACGGAGCTGGGACGGGAGCTCTACGGCCTGCTGGAGCCCTTCGGCACCTGGGCCTTCAAGTGGGGGCAGACCCTGGCCCCTGAAGAGGTGGCCCGCTGGAAGGCGGCCAAGGACCAGCGCAGCACCTCCGAGCCTTGA
- the nudC gene encoding NAD(+) diphosphatase, producing MSFIPGRVLGPCKDLPDLWVVVDQDRALIRERGPEPGLLESSDLPLLGIDPAAGLPLGQSPSRRGLMLRRDAALPLPEGFAWREIRSLFGLLGEEAFALAGRANLLAGWDRAHRLCGACGSGLELRAEEWAKACPACGQVYYPQICPAVIVSVVDGDRILLARNRQHRYSFFSVLAGFVEAGETLEDAVHREVLEEAGITVKNLRYFGSQPWSFPNSLMVGFQADYAGGELNPDPGELLEAGWFTRESLPEIPGSASIAWRLIEAFLRSPQRS from the coding sequence ATGAGCTTCATCCCAGGCAGAGTGCTCGGCCCCTGCAAGGATCTCCCGGATCTCTGGGTAGTGGTGGACCAGGACAGGGCTTTGATCCGTGAGCGGGGCCCGGAGCCGGGTCTGTTGGAGTCCTCGGATCTGCCCCTCCTGGGGATCGACCCCGCCGCAGGACTCCCCCTGGGACAGAGCCCTTCCCGCAGGGGACTGATGCTCCGGCGGGACGCCGCCCTGCCCCTCCCGGAGGGTTTCGCCTGGCGGGAGATCCGCTCCCTCTTCGGACTGCTGGGGGAGGAGGCCTTCGCCCTCGCCGGGCGGGCCAACCTGCTTGCCGGATGGGACCGGGCCCACCGTCTCTGCGGGGCCTGCGGCAGCGGTCTGGAACTGCGGGCGGAGGAGTGGGCCAAGGCCTGTCCGGCCTGCGGCCAGGTCTACTATCCCCAGATCTGCCCGGCGGTCATCGTCTCCGTGGTGGATGGCGACCGGATCCTGCTGGCCCGGAACCGCCAGCACCGCTACTCTTTCTTCTCAGTCCTGGCAGGCTTCGTGGAGGCAGGGGAAACCCTGGAGGATGCGGTCCACCGGGAGGTCCTGGAGGAGGCGGGCATCACCGTGAAGAACCTCCGCTACTTCGGCAGCCAGCCCTGGTCCTTCCCCAACTCGCTCATGGTGGGCTTCCAGGCCGACTATGCGGGCGGGGAACTCAACCCCGACCCCGGGGAACTCCTGGAGGCCGGATGGTTCACCCGGGAGAGTCTGCCCGAGATCCCGGGCTCCGCCAGCATCGCCTGGAGGCTCATCGAGGCCTTCCTGCGGTCGCCGCAGCGCTCCTGA
- the bla gene encoding class A beta-lactamase, whose protein sequence is MTARLFLCLLSLSLHVFAATPPGFVRALRSLEQRRGGRIGVAVLEPGRGLRLAYRAQERFPLCSTFKLLEVGLVLQRVDAGTERLERRIPLHRADLLPHSPVCSARVGEGTLKVGELCEAAITVSDNAAGNLLLEGLGGPQGLTAGLRHLGDGVTRLDRREPDLNENRPGDPRDTTTPEAMARSASRLIEGPVLTPASRRRLRAWMAGCTTGGNRLRAGLPSSWRVLDKTGTGPRGAVNDVALVERPGSPTLLLAVYTSGGRGDLAEQEAVLVAVARLVAAELGP, encoded by the coding sequence ATGACCGCCAGGCTGTTCCTCTGCCTGCTGTCCCTCTCGTTGCACGTCTTCGCGGCAACTCCCCCGGGCTTTGTCCGCGCCCTCCGGTCCTTGGAACAGCGGCGAGGCGGGCGCATCGGGGTGGCCGTACTGGAGCCGGGCAGGGGGCTGCGCCTGGCCTACCGGGCCCAGGAGCGTTTCCCCCTGTGCAGCACCTTCAAGCTTCTGGAGGTGGGCCTTGTGCTCCAGAGGGTGGATGCCGGAACGGAGCGCCTGGAACGCCGCATCCCCCTGCACAGGGCCGATCTGCTGCCTCATTCCCCCGTGTGCAGTGCCCGGGTGGGGGAGGGCACTCTCAAGGTGGGTGAACTCTGCGAAGCGGCCATCACCGTGAGTGACAATGCGGCGGGAAATCTGCTGCTGGAGGGTTTGGGTGGTCCCCAAGGCCTCACGGCGGGCCTGCGGCACCTGGGAGATGGCGTGACCCGTCTGGACCGCAGGGAACCGGATCTCAATGAGAATCGTCCAGGAGATCCTCGGGATACCACGACCCCCGAGGCCATGGCCCGGAGCGCTTCGCGCCTCATCGAGGGTCCTGTCCTCACCCCGGCTTCCCGGCGGCGATTGCGGGCCTGGATGGCGGGTTGTACCACCGGGGGCAATCGCTTACGGGCCGGGCTCCCCTCCTCGTGGAGGGTCCTGGACAAGACCGGCACCGGGCCGCGGGGTGCCGTGAACGATGTGGCGCTTGTGGAGCGCCCGGGGTCCCCCACCCTGTTACTGGCGGTATACACCTCCGGTGGCCGGGGGGATCTGGCTGAGCAGGAGGCTGTCCTTGTGGCGGTGGCCAGGCTTGTGGCTGCGGAACTGGGGCCCTGA
- a CDS encoding zf-TFIIB domain-containing protein, producing the protein MEAKVMRCASCGAQVGEDDVQCPYCRSQLATVSCPHCFGMVSLRSRYCHHCGTQVEVLEQVEGSDYHCPGCSEKLLNTPVGGLDLLQCPGCAGIWLARERFEDLAKVRADRNLALPGEAAGLAALPAKTEPVRYRKCPVCSKFMNRVNYARISGIILDSCRDHGLWFDRDELRQVLAFVDGGGLDKARARERMKLEEERRQAQSAVAMQGSQGGLGMGGDFSECEGRLGYRSGSILADLVLGAATTLWRHFRP; encoded by the coding sequence ATGGAAGCCAAGGTGATGCGCTGCGCCTCCTGTGGCGCCCAGGTGGGAGAGGACGATGTCCAGTGTCCCTACTGCAGGTCCCAGCTGGCCACAGTCTCCTGCCCCCACTGCTTCGGGATGGTCTCCCTGCGCTCCCGCTACTGCCACCACTGCGGAACCCAGGTGGAAGTCCTGGAGCAGGTGGAGGGCTCGGACTACCACTGCCCGGGCTGCAGCGAGAAGCTCCTCAACACCCCCGTGGGCGGACTCGACCTCCTCCAGTGCCCGGGGTGCGCCGGTATATGGCTGGCCCGGGAGCGCTTCGAGGATCTGGCCAAGGTCCGGGCCGACCGCAACCTGGCCCTTCCGGGCGAGGCGGCGGGCCTTGCCGCCCTGCCTGCAAAGACTGAGCCCGTCCGCTACCGGAAATGCCCGGTCTGCAGCAAGTTTATGAACCGGGTCAACTATGCCCGCATCTCCGGGATCATCCTGGACTCCTGCCGGGATCACGGTCTCTGGTTCGATCGGGACGAGCTCCGTCAGGTGTTGGCCTTTGTGGACGGCGGTGGACTGGACAAGGCGAGGGCCCGGGAGCGGATGAAGCTGGAGGAGGAGCGTCGCCAGGCCCAGTCCGCCGTTGCCATGCAGGGATCCCAAGGAGGACTCGGCATGGGGGGCGACTTCTCGGAGTGCGAGGGCAGGCTCGGCTACCGTTCCGGAAGCATCCTCGCGGACCTGGTCCTGGGTGCCGCCACCACCCTCTGGCGCCACTTCCGGCCATGA
- a CDS encoding threonine/serine exporter family protein, with translation MAGTAHPNPPELDFLMALGRALLVTGTPAHRFEETMGQVALKLGLQAQFFAIPTGFFSYITLEGKQHTFLVRGRTDAMDLGRTAQLFDLVRAVLEDRRSLEEALKRVEAILEAPDRHPKRLLVPANALLSACVTTFLGGGWRELVLGALLGGCIGFMLGLFGPRPTLRRVQPVVGAAFASLASLFLCHWLGQVSFLVVTLGAVIVLVPSPGIVMATNEMATDNLLAGSARSLHTLLDLGQLATGMVLAQRIGLHWFKATLDVHPHPLPGWVQLLGMVLVAPAFVVLFNARWKDFTPMLLACIVAFGGSRLAGDWLGPEFGAGVAAYLLGVGSILWARRWRQSPFIPLLPAMVLLVPGTIGVQSFALLGNQHVATGLESALQMAQVAMAILVGLLLSRVTVDPRKARKLPPLRS, from the coding sequence ATGGCCGGAACCGCGCATCCCAACCCCCCTGAACTGGATTTCCTCATGGCTCTGGGCCGGGCTCTCCTGGTCACCGGAACCCCGGCCCACCGCTTCGAGGAGACCATGGGGCAGGTGGCCCTCAAGCTGGGCCTTCAGGCCCAGTTCTTCGCCATCCCCACCGGCTTCTTCAGCTACATCACCCTGGAGGGGAAGCAGCACACCTTCCTGGTGCGGGGCCGCACGGATGCCATGGACCTGGGACGCACCGCCCAGCTCTTCGATCTGGTCCGGGCCGTGCTGGAGGACCGGCGCAGTCTGGAAGAGGCCCTGAAGCGGGTGGAGGCCATCCTGGAAGCCCCCGACCGCCATCCCAAGCGACTGCTGGTGCCGGCCAACGCCCTGCTCTCCGCCTGTGTCACCACCTTCCTGGGGGGTGGCTGGCGGGAACTCGTGCTGGGGGCCCTGTTGGGCGGCTGCATCGGGTTCATGCTGGGGCTCTTCGGTCCGCGGCCCACCCTCCGCCGGGTCCAGCCCGTGGTGGGAGCGGCCTTCGCGAGCTTGGCCAGCCTCTTCCTCTGTCACTGGCTGGGCCAGGTCTCCTTCCTGGTGGTCACCCTGGGGGCCGTCATCGTCCTGGTGCCCAGCCCCGGCATCGTGATGGCCACCAACGAGATGGCCACAGACAACCTCCTCGCAGGCTCGGCCCGCAGTCTCCACACCCTCCTGGACCTTGGCCAGCTGGCCACGGGCATGGTCCTGGCGCAGCGCATCGGGCTGCACTGGTTCAAGGCCACCCTGGATGTCCATCCCCACCCCCTCCCCGGCTGGGTGCAGCTGCTGGGGATGGTCCTGGTGGCCCCTGCCTTCGTGGTGCTCTTCAACGCCCGCTGGAAGGACTTCACCCCCATGCTCCTGGCCTGCATCGTGGCCTTCGGTGGCTCCCGCCTGGCGGGAGACTGGCTGGGGCCCGAGTTCGGGGCCGGCGTGGCGGCCTACCTCCTGGGTGTGGGGAGCATCCTCTGGGCCCGGCGCTGGCGGCAGTCCCCCTTCATTCCGCTGCTTCCGGCCATGGTGCTCCTGGTGCCCGGCACCATCGGTGTGCAGAGCTTCGCCCTGCTGGGGAACCAGCATGTGGCCACGGGCCTCGAGAGTGCCCTCCAGATGGCCCAGGTGGCCATGGCCATCCTGGTGGGGCTGCTCCTCAGTCGAGTCACCGTGGATCCCAGGAAGGCCCGGAAACTTCCCCCGCTCAGGTCCTGA
- the lspA gene encoding signal peptidase II — translation MKASRVARLPWLLLPCLALVADLGSKALVLQRIAPGESVPVIPGFFSLTLGFNPGAVFGSFAGASAGFRSWLFLGVGIVAVLYFGYEFLKAATPTMLRWAYGLVLGGALGNGLDRVFRGSVVDFLDVQFGSWHYWTFNIADSCIVVGVILLLLGILRHSRRG, via the coding sequence GTGAAGGCCTCCCGCGTCGCCCGCCTCCCCTGGCTCCTGCTGCCGTGCCTGGCCCTGGTGGCCGACCTGGGCTCGAAAGCCCTGGTGCTGCAGCGGATCGCGCCGGGGGAGAGTGTCCCTGTCATCCCGGGCTTCTTCAGCCTCACCCTGGGCTTCAACCCTGGCGCCGTCTTCGGCAGCTTCGCCGGGGCCTCGGCGGGCTTCCGCTCCTGGCTCTTCCTGGGGGTGGGCATCGTGGCTGTGCTCTACTTCGGCTATGAGTTCCTGAAGGCCGCCACCCCCACCATGCTGCGCTGGGCCTATGGCCTGGTGCTGGGGGGTGCCCTGGGCAACGGCCTGGACCGGGTCTTCCGGGGCTCCGTGGTGGACTTCCTCGACGTCCAGTTCGGCTCCTGGCACTACTGGACCTTCAACATCGCTGACAGTTGTATCGTCGTCGGGGTCATCCTCCTGCTCCTGGGCATCCTGCGCCACTCGCGGCGGGGGTGA